A genomic region of Papaver somniferum cultivar HN1 chromosome 7, ASM357369v1, whole genome shotgun sequence contains the following coding sequences:
- the LOC113294789 gene encoding uncharacterized protein LOC113294789, protein MSIIKHYAYWHPGAILSNRSPNTSHIMRNILWSFPPKDTHKINYDASWISAQTNAGFGFIMRNFAGNFKAAGIGSFKASSAEESEAVTPLHTVQWAVTKKIENLIIEWDNPTTTMYVQGKSNSIQWQCIAVLDEIKKLVNQLVFFLGFKVVDRKANGAADILAKKGTNSSQSNLGRISTSFYHS, encoded by the coding sequence ATGTCAATCATAAAACACTATGCTTATTGGCATCCTGGTGCAATACTCTCAAACAGATCACCTAATACTTCCCATATTATGAGAAACATTTTGTGGTCATTTCCTCCTAAAGATACTCATAAAATCAATTATGATGCATCTTGGATATCAGCACAGACTAATGCAGGTTTTGGTTTTATCATGCGAAATTTTGCTGGAAATTTCAAGGCAGCAGGAATTGGAAGCTTCAAAGCTTCATCAGCAGAAGAATCAGAAGCAGTAACTCCGCTTCATACTGTCCAATGGGCCGTTACAAAGAAGATTGAAAATTTGATCATTGAATGGGACAATCCAACAACAACTATGTACGTTCAAGGAAAAAGCAACTCAATCCAGTGGCAGTGTATTGCAGTTCTAGATGAAATAAAGAAATTGGTAAATCAGTTAGTGTTTTTTTTGGGTTTCAAAGTTGTGGACAGGAAAGCAAATGGAGCAGCAGATATTTTGGcaaaaaaaggaacaaattcCAGTCAATCAAACTTGGGAAGAATCAGCACCTCTTTTTATCATTCCTAG